A single Tenacibaculum sp. Bg11-29 DNA region contains:
- a CDS encoding YciI family protein, giving the protein MFIINITYKTELEKVDQFLNEHVKFLDEQYKLGNFLVSGRKTPRTGGIILSKIKSKTALERIIKKDPFNINGLANYELTEFVPSKTCSELRFLIE; this is encoded by the coding sequence ATGTTCATTATAAATATAACTTACAAAACGGAATTGGAAAAAGTTGACCAATTTTTAAATGAGCATGTTAAATTTCTTGATGAGCAATATAAATTGGGTAATTTTTTAGTTTCTGGTCGTAAAACACCAAGAACAGGAGGAATTATATTATCTAAAATAAAGAGCAAAACAGCATTGGAAAGAATTATTAAAAAAGATCCTTTTAATATAAATGGGTTAGCTAACTATGAATTAACAGAGTTTGTACCTAGTAAAACTTGTAGTGAATTGAGGTTCTTAATAGAATAA
- a CDS encoding glycosyltransferase family 2 protein, which translates to MLGNKLIQKINIGIIIPKQISASVVKKTLEFINYGNPFFINQVFLQESEIANNFSFISTLPSSGFTSNVTFFNQLINTKGADAFLLLEAGVEVTIPKLLKMIIHLNHFPEHGSVSPNLIYQQQLKNNHFTDCLEEESVRWKEKSLENNTSNCCYLVKKEIVDEIGLADVTYNTEDYWVLDYNVRVSLKGKKTVFLANVDVTRLLIDSYCNQEIDAHALRIKVRKLDLENLINIKTLKANYLSETKNVKKKAHGTTNFFLNKKKIDKTPLVSCIMPTANRATYITQAILYFLQQDYPNKELVIVYNEATDLPENLPEDKNIHFIKVTELSIGGKRNIACTHSKGEIIVQWDDDDLYGAKRITEQVQPIIDGKCDITAFENTTFFGLDDWSFWKCTSELYQQLFVKGVCGGTLVFLKKVWEIAGPYPNTSLREDADFLMQAIYKNATLKKIAPKNEYTYLRHKANTWKFKLGLTPNPDGWIKCEEFELVKQHKLFYTKKRQSIKKVSCIMPTSNRSQFIEQAIQNFRNQNYANKELIIADDGSNSIEHLVPDQENIKYFRLRKGMSLGAKRNFCCSKSTGEIIVHWDDDDWYAADWLAYQVSTLQSNNADVCGLSKLYFYDSKKQEAWLYQYPKEEKAWVAGATMAYTKNTWQKRPFKNITIGEDNAFVWQEGVSVIAHNYQKGFVASIHHENTSTKNTLDKRWHSIDTHQIHSIIKA; encoded by the coding sequence ATGTTAGGTAATAAGCTAATTCAAAAAATAAATATAGGAATAATTATTCCTAAACAAATAAGTGCGTCTGTTGTTAAAAAAACATTAGAATTTATTAATTATGGGAATCCGTTTTTTATCAATCAAGTTTTTTTACAAGAAAGTGAGATTGCTAATAATTTTTCATTTATTTCAACACTTCCGAGTAGTGGTTTTACTTCAAATGTAACTTTTTTTAATCAACTAATTAATACAAAAGGAGCAGATGCTTTTTTGTTATTAGAAGCAGGAGTAGAAGTAACTATACCTAAACTTCTTAAAATGATTATTCACCTTAATCATTTTCCAGAACACGGTAGTGTATCACCAAACCTTATTTACCAACAGCAATTAAAAAATAACCATTTTACCGATTGTTTGGAAGAAGAAAGTGTACGATGGAAAGAAAAATCATTAGAAAATAATACCTCTAATTGTTGTTATCTCGTAAAAAAAGAAATTGTAGATGAAATTGGACTTGCTGATGTGACTTATAATACAGAAGATTATTGGGTGTTAGATTACAATGTAAGAGTTAGTTTAAAAGGTAAAAAAACAGTTTTCTTAGCAAATGTTGATGTAACAAGATTGTTAATAGATAGTTATTGTAATCAAGAAATAGACGCACATGCTTTAAGAATAAAAGTTAGGAAATTAGATTTAGAGAACTTAATAAATATAAAAACACTTAAAGCTAATTATTTATCTGAAACTAAAAATGTAAAAAAGAAAGCGCATGGAACTACTAATTTTTTTTTAAATAAAAAAAAAATAGACAAAACACCTTTAGTAAGTTGTATTATGCCTACTGCTAATCGTGCAACGTACATAACACAAGCGATACTGTATTTTTTACAACAAGACTACCCTAATAAAGAACTGGTTATTGTTTATAATGAAGCAACAGATCTTCCTGAAAATTTACCAGAAGATAAAAATATTCATTTTATAAAAGTTACAGAGTTAAGTATAGGAGGGAAACGAAATATTGCATGTACACATTCAAAAGGAGAAATTATTGTTCAATGGGATGATGATGATTTGTATGGGGCAAAGAGAATTACCGAACAGGTGCAACCTATAATAGATGGTAAATGTGATATTACTGCATTTGAAAATACAACCTTTTTTGGATTAGATGATTGGAGTTTTTGGAAATGTACGAGTGAATTATATCAACAATTGTTTGTTAAAGGTGTGTGTGGGGGAACACTTGTTTTTCTAAAAAAGGTATGGGAAATTGCAGGGCCATATCCTAATACATCACTAAGAGAAGATGCCGATTTTTTAATGCAAGCAATTTATAAGAATGCAACACTTAAAAAAATAGCACCAAAAAATGAATACACTTATTTAAGACACAAAGCTAATACATGGAAATTTAAGTTAGGACTAACTCCAAACCCTGATGGTTGGATTAAATGTGAAGAGTTTGAATTGGTTAAACAGCATAAACTATTTTATACCAAAAAACGACAATCAATAAAAAAAGTGAGTTGTATTATGCCAACCAGTAATCGCTCACAATTTATTGAACAAGCTATTCAAAATTTCAGGAATCAAAATTATGCTAATAAAGAATTGATTATTGCAGATGATGGCAGTAATTCAATTGAACATTTAGTTCCAGATCAAGAAAATATAAAATACTTTAGATTACGTAAGGGAATGTCTTTAGGAGCAAAACGTAATTTCTGTTGTAGTAAGTCAACGGGTGAAATTATAGTGCATTGGGATGATGATGATTGGTATGCAGCTGATTGGTTAGCGTATCAAGTAAGTACTTTACAGTCTAATAATGCCGATGTTTGTGGCTTATCTAAATTATATTTTTACGATTCAAAAAAGCAAGAAGCTTGGTTGTATCAATACCCAAAAGAAGAAAAAGCATGGGTCGCAGGTGCTACGATGGCCTACACTAAAAATACTTGGCAAAAAAGACCTTTTAAAAACATTACAATTGGTGAGGATAATGCTTTTGTATGGCAAGAAGGAGTAAGTGTTATAGCGCACAATTACCAAAAAGGATTTGTAGCTAGTATTCACCATGAAAATACGAGTACTAAAAATACTTTAGATAAAAGGTGGCACTCAATAGATACTCATCAGATTCATTCAATAATTAAAGCTTAA
- a CDS encoding tail fiber protein gives MIPTFTNFNSDTPVGAIISYAGIISTPVSSPPDTAQVYTAAKSETGITNNIEGYGWMVCDGRLLYCRAYPELFQALGFLYSLEGEPTDVNDNLPADQQFRIPDYRGYFLRGSSGSSENDPDFDKRTLVNQKEPTATNLNKIGSVQEDTLQEHKHQYSKASKPTSPVQPGSTPVPLAVDTPDLTGGATSAIDANPINGNVRISLETRPKNMYVNYLIKYAYVR, from the coding sequence ATGATACCTACATTTACAAATTTTAATAGCGATACACCTGTAGGGGCAATTATATCTTATGCAGGTATTATAAGTACACCTGTTTCATCTCCGCCAGATACAGCGCAAGTATATACAGCTGCTAAATCAGAAACAGGAATAACTAATAATATAGAAGGATATGGTTGGATGGTTTGTGATGGACGACTATTGTATTGTAGGGCTTATCCTGAACTTTTTCAAGCACTGGGTTTTTTATATAGTCTCGAAGGCGAACCGACAGATGTTAACGATAATTTACCAGCTGATCAACAATTTCGTATCCCCGATTATAGGGGGTACTTTCTTAGAGGCTCTTCAGGAAGTTCAGAAAATGATCCAGATTTTGATAAGCGAACTTTAGTAAATCAAAAAGAACCAACAGCTACTAATTTAAATAAAATCGGTTCAGTACAAGAAGATACGCTGCAAGAACATAAACATCAATACTCAAAAGCATCTAAACCTACGAGTCCAGTTCAACCAGGATCCACTCCAGTTCCTTTGGCTGTAGATACCCCTGATTTAACAGGAGGGGCTACAAGTGCTATTGATGCTAATCCGATTAACGGAAATGTAAGAATAAGTTTAGAAACTAGGCCTAAGAATATGTATGTTAATTATCTTATAAAATATGCATATGTTAGGTAA
- a CDS encoding putative adhesin, which yields MPNQIIDFGDFVVWRASGNHYATSVFICSHGGYDDQDGMFNIPDYGSGKPNMYFYGAHGESIIEGKCNRIIESENPINEAISIVGAGSSTWNYKLSEYPRDWFEAATQSAVKAKEDYNVLHDCLMIKGSSGIVTLRSVIDKLEKEGVKYLDFNYMACRSLI from the coding sequence ATGCCTAATCAAATTATTGACTTTGGTGACTTTGTTGTGTGGAGAGCATCAGGGAATCATTATGCAACAAGTGTGTTTATTTGTTCTCATGGAGGATATGATGATCAAGATGGAATGTTTAATATTCCTGATTATGGAAGTGGTAAACCTAATATGTACTTTTATGGAGCTCATGGAGAGAGTATAATAGAAGGAAAGTGCAATCGTATTATTGAATCAGAAAATCCAATTAATGAGGCTATTTCCATTGTTGGAGCAGGTAGTTCAACTTGGAATTATAAACTTTCAGAATATCCTAGAGATTGGTTTGAAGCAGCAACTCAATCTGCGGTAAAAGCTAAAGAAGATTATAATGTACTACATGATTGTTTAATGATTAAAGGATCAAGTGGAATAGTAACCTTAAGATCTGTTATTGATAAATTAGAAAAAGAAGGAGTTAAATATTTAGATTTTAACTATATGGCTTGTCGAAGCTTAATATAA
- a CDS encoding response regulator, producing the protein MSKIRVLIIEDDPFELNKIKLSLEKYNFKIVGTATNLKDALEVYYSINVDIIIIDIFLNNKPEGITFAKTIISKNEKLRPFLFLTSAISKTIFETAKLTNPYSYLLKPFNELELKYSLELAIENFTESINIFKESSSKYYNKSFY; encoded by the coding sequence ATGTCAAAAATTAGAGTATTAATTATAGAAGACGACCCCTTCGAATTAAATAAAATAAAACTGTCCTTAGAAAAATATAATTTTAAAATTGTGGGCACCGCGACAAATTTAAAAGATGCCTTAGAAGTATATTATTCAATAAATGTAGATATTATTATTATTGATATTTTTCTAAACAATAAACCCGAAGGAATTACTTTTGCCAAAACAATTATAAGTAAAAACGAAAAATTAAGACCTTTTCTATTTCTAACAAGTGCTATTTCTAAAACTATTTTTGAAACTGCCAAATTAACAAACCCATATAGCTATTTATTAAAACCCTTTAATGAATTAGAATTAAAATATTCTTTAGAATTGGCTATCGAGAACTTTACTGAAAGTATTAATATATTCAAAGAATCTTCTTCAAAATATTACAATAAAAGTTTTTATTAA
- a CDS encoding LytTR family DNA-binding domain-containing protein, whose amino-acid sequence MLVKINIKDILYIKVEERYCDIVTVKENFTVQLSLKQFLLKIPSSDFIKVHRNYIINFNKIEKVFLLDNLILLEDNTNITISRQYKQELVNKYEVLS is encoded by the coding sequence ATGCTTGTTAAAATAAATATAAAAGACATACTATATATTAAAGTAGAAGAAAGGTATTGTGATATAGTTACAGTAAAAGAAAATTTTACAGTCCAATTATCTTTAAAACAATTTTTATTGAAAATTCCATCATCTGATTTTATAAAGGTTCATAGAAATTATATTATCAATTTCAATAAAATTGAAAAAGTTTTTTTATTAGATAATCTTATACTTTTAGAAGACAATACAAACATTACAATTAGCAGACAATACAAACAAGAGCTTGTTAATAAGTATGAAGTTTTAAGTTAA
- a CDS encoding ATP-dependent RecD-like DNA helicase: MIESAPKFYKEILQKFPYQPTQKQNELLDKLTDFIFDDNSDALFLLKGYAGTGKTTIISTVVNNLWKAGKKAVLLAPTGRAAKVISVYSKKQAFTIHKKIYFPKKEGNGGVSFVMQPNKHVNTIFIIDEASMISDARQNSKLFENGSLLDDLISYVYSGKNCKIVFIGDTAQLPPVKLTISPALEADRLSFDFNKNVTEIELDEVVRQQQDSGILANATDLRLLIQNDIIDFQFNVNFPDIIRLEDGYDIQDAITTAYDGNIGVEDTAIIVRSNKRANQYNEQIRTTIRGQENEISTGDYVMVVKNNYFWLKDSSSAGFIANGDICEVMRINSIKELYGFKFAEVEVRMIDYPDMHPFETVLLLDTLSSESPSLTYEESNKLYEAVREDFSNEKSKYKQFMGVKKNKYFNALQVKFSYAMTCHKSQGGQWNTIFIEQPYLPDGPSVEYLRWLYTAITRAQEKLYLIGFKDECFLE, from the coding sequence ATGATAGAATCAGCGCCTAAGTTTTATAAAGAAATTCTTCAAAAATTTCCATACCAGCCTACTCAAAAGCAAAATGAGTTATTAGATAAATTAACCGATTTTATATTTGATGATAATAGTGATGCACTGTTTTTATTAAAAGGATATGCGGGTACAGGTAAAACAACTATAATAAGTACAGTCGTTAATAATTTGTGGAAAGCTGGTAAAAAAGCTGTTTTATTGGCACCGACAGGGCGTGCAGCTAAAGTTATTTCAGTGTATTCTAAAAAACAAGCATTTACAATACATAAGAAAATTTATTTTCCTAAAAAGGAAGGTAATGGGGGAGTAAGCTTTGTAATGCAGCCAAATAAACATGTAAATACGATATTTATAATTGATGAGGCTTCAATGATATCTGATGCACGACAGAATTCAAAACTGTTTGAAAATGGTTCTTTATTAGATGATTTAATTTCATATGTATATTCAGGTAAAAATTGCAAAATTGTTTTTATAGGTGATACAGCGCAATTACCACCTGTTAAATTAACGATTAGTCCTGCTTTAGAGGCAGATAGGCTTTCTTTTGATTTTAATAAAAATGTTACTGAAATTGAATTAGATGAAGTAGTACGTCAGCAACAAGATTCAGGAATTTTAGCAAATGCGACTGATTTACGTTTGTTAATACAAAATGATATTATCGATTTTCAATTTAATGTAAATTTTCCTGATATTATTCGTTTAGAAGATGGTTATGATATTCAAGACGCAATTACCACTGCTTATGATGGAAATATTGGAGTAGAAGATACAGCTATTATTGTACGATCAAACAAAAGAGCGAATCAATATAACGAACAGATTAGAACAACAATACGTGGACAAGAGAATGAAATTTCTACAGGTGATTACGTTATGGTTGTAAAGAATAATTATTTTTGGTTAAAAGATTCTTCTTCTGCTGGTTTTATTGCTAATGGTGATATTTGCGAAGTAATGCGTATTAATTCTATAAAAGAATTATATGGTTTTAAATTTGCTGAAGTTGAAGTTAGAATGATTGATTACCCTGATATGCATCCTTTTGAAACAGTATTGTTATTAGATACATTATCTAGTGAAAGTCCGTCATTAACGTATGAAGAATCTAATAAGTTATATGAAGCTGTAAGGGAAGATTTTTCAAATGAAAAATCGAAGTATAAGCAGTTTATGGGGGTTAAAAAGAATAAATACTTTAATGCACTTCAAGTAAAATTTTCATATGCTATGACTTGTCATAAATCTCAAGGAGGGCAATGGAATACTATTTTTATTGAACAGCCTTATTTACCAGATGGTCCAAGTGTAGAGTATTTACGTTGGTTGTACACTGCAATTACTAGAGCTCAAGAAAAATTATATTTAATAGGATTTAAAGATGAGTGTTTCTTAGAATAA
- a CDS encoding DUF3822 family protein, translating into MLKKSKKISVIAQNKNLSIQFSLGGFSFCISNSDTKEIIVFTEYFFEKELDSPQLLLQKIITIFGDDKDLQQEFTSIFAVHQNNLSTLVPNEYFDRSNLDAYLKYTIKTLTTDFITYDSLETINASTVYIPYVNINNYLFQNFGEFEFKHHSSILIDKLLIFSKGNAESQFYINVASNQLDIVVCKQDSLIFYNSFSYTTKEDFIYYILFTAEQLQMNPNEFQLTFIGNINKESELYTITYNYIRNICFFKPILNFFTDSEEFLNHSNFILVS; encoded by the coding sequence TTGCTAAAAAAGAGTAAAAAAATCAGCGTTATTGCGCAAAATAAAAATCTATCCATCCAATTTAGTTTGGGTGGATTTTCTTTTTGTATCTCTAATTCTGATACAAAAGAAATAATCGTATTTACAGAGTATTTTTTTGAAAAAGAACTAGACTCTCCTCAATTATTACTCCAAAAAATTATAACTATTTTTGGTGATGATAAAGATTTACAACAAGAATTTACGTCAATATTTGCTGTTCATCAAAATAATTTATCTACACTCGTACCAAACGAATATTTTGACAGAAGTAATTTAGATGCTTATTTAAAATATACCATTAAAACATTAACAACAGATTTTATTACTTATGATTCTTTAGAAACAATAAATGCGAGTACAGTATATATTCCTTATGTAAATATTAATAATTATTTGTTTCAGAACTTTGGAGAGTTTGAATTTAAACACCATTCATCTATTTTAATAGACAAACTTTTAATTTTTTCAAAAGGAAATGCAGAATCACAATTTTATATTAATGTAGCTTCAAATCAATTAGATATTGTTGTATGTAAACAAGATAGTTTAATTTTTTACAATTCATTTTCTTATACAACAAAAGAAGATTTTATTTATTATATTCTATTCACTGCCGAACAATTGCAAATGAATCCGAATGAATTTCAATTAACTTTTATTGGAAATATTAACAAAGAATCTGAACTTTATACTATAACCTACAATTACATACGTAACATTTGTTTTTTTAAACCTATCTTAAACTTTTTTACAGATAGTGAAGAGTTTTTAAATCATTCTAACTTTATTTTAGTATCCTAA
- a CDS encoding RsmD family RNA methyltransferase: MRIISGKHKSRRLSAPKKLPVRPTTDMAKESLFNILNNDYYFDSIAVLDLFAGTGNISYEFASRGTLTVHAVDAHFGCIKFINETAKDLDLDINTYKSDVYKFLEKTSLKSDVIFADPPYDFDEAQFLKIADLVFERELLNEEGTLIIEHSKHTDLTKHPNHSYDKRYGGNVFSFFSLETT; this comes from the coding sequence ATGAGAATTATTTCAGGAAAACATAAAAGCAGGCGCCTTTCTGCACCAAAGAAATTACCCGTACGACCAACAACAGATATGGCAAAAGAATCGCTATTTAATATTTTAAATAACGATTATTATTTTGATAGTATTGCTGTCTTAGACTTATTTGCAGGAACAGGTAACATCAGTTACGAATTTGCTTCTAGAGGAACCTTAACAGTACATGCTGTTGATGCCCATTTTGGATGTATAAAATTTATAAACGAAACAGCTAAAGACCTTGATTTAGATATTAACACTTATAAAAGTGACGTATATAAGTTTTTAGAAAAAACATCTTTAAAATCAGATGTTATTTTTGCTGACCCTCCTTATGATTTTGATGAAGCTCAATTTTTAAAAATTGCTGATCTTGTTTTTGAACGTGAACTTCTAAACGAAGAAGGTACTTTAATCATAGAACATTCTAAACATACTGATTTAACAAAACACCCAAACCATAGTTATGATAAACGCTATGGTGGTAATGTATTTAGTTTTTTCAGTTTAGAAACAACATAA
- a CDS encoding M1 family metallopeptidase: protein MKKYSTLLFSALFVSASIFAQETIKKEPQKGHTDQNKFRQLKDVLATPNDQRTASGAPGHAYTQQKVDYVMDLRLDESSNKLYGDETITYHNNSRDQLDYLWVQLDQNMRAPDSKTPLAESKSANGFMTPEKFISENMDKPKDFGYKIEAVKNADGVDLSYTINHTMMRINLPKALASGEVFKFKIKWNYLINNSVKDGGRSGFESFPDGNKNYTIAQFFPRLAVYNNVEGWQNMQFWGRSEWALEFGDYDVKLTVPADHIVDATGELQNEKDVLTKEQRNRWEKARKSYKNPVFIVTQKEAEANEKKRSTKTKTWHFKANNVRDYAFASSRKYIWDAMAVKINGKNIMAVSLYPKEGNPLWEEHSTRVVANTLEEYSKMTFDYPYSKAISVHAKDQGMEYPMICFNYGRPNADGTYSDRVKNGMIGVITHEVGHNFFPMIVNSDERQWTWMDEGLNSFVEILAELDYDPKFNTGNLPKDIVRYMSLDQKRLTPIMAQGDYVKNFGPNAYTKPAAGLYMLRQTIMGPELFDYAFRTYAKRWMFKHPTPADFFRTMEDASGMDLDWFWRGWFYSTDYSDIGLKEVKTLYVTDKQTDRVKELIKTNPRAKAYFESLGDLVFLTDKKEDANTDKVKSYINSLSADKKATLKVLPKYIYQVEFEKPGGLPMPLIVELTYTDGSKKRDIFPAQIWMKNDKKVYRVFTSDKEVKSIVVDPDLETADIDTSNNSWPKKTNSKFDKFKGKVKN from the coding sequence ATGAAAAAATATTCTACATTACTATTTTCAGCTCTTTTTGTATCCGCTTCAATATTTGCGCAAGAAACAATTAAAAAGGAGCCACAAAAAGGTCATACAGATCAAAACAAATTTCGTCAATTGAAAGATGTTTTAGCTACACCTAATGACCAACGTACAGCTTCTGGCGCTCCTGGACATGCATATACACAACAAAAGGTTGACTATGTAATGGATTTACGTTTAGATGAATCTTCAAATAAATTGTATGGAGATGAAACTATTACTTACCATAATAATTCTAGAGATCAATTAGACTATTTATGGGTTCAACTAGATCAGAACATGCGTGCTCCTGACTCTAAAACACCATTAGCAGAATCTAAAAGTGCCAATGGTTTTATGACTCCAGAAAAGTTTATTTCTGAAAACATGGATAAACCAAAAGATTTTGGTTATAAAATAGAAGCTGTAAAAAATGCAGATGGTGTCGATTTATCATATACTATTAATCATACGATGATGCGTATTAATTTACCAAAAGCATTAGCTTCTGGTGAAGTTTTTAAATTTAAAATAAAATGGAATTATTTAATCAATAATTCTGTTAAAGATGGAGGTCGTTCTGGCTTTGAATCATTTCCTGATGGAAACAAAAACTATACTATCGCTCAATTTTTTCCTCGTTTAGCTGTTTACAACAATGTTGAAGGATGGCAAAATATGCAATTTTGGGGTCGTAGTGAATGGGCTTTAGAATTTGGTGATTATGATGTAAAACTAACTGTACCTGCCGACCATATTGTAGATGCTACTGGTGAATTACAAAATGAGAAAGATGTATTAACTAAAGAGCAACGTAATCGTTGGGAAAAAGCTAGAAAATCATATAAAAACCCTGTTTTTATTGTTACTCAAAAAGAAGCTGAAGCTAACGAAAAGAAAAGAAGTACTAAAACTAAAACATGGCACTTTAAAGCAAATAACGTACGTGATTACGCATTTGCTTCATCTAGAAAATATATATGGGATGCTATGGCAGTAAAAATTAATGGTAAAAACATTATGGCTGTTTCATTATATCCTAAAGAAGGAAACCCTTTATGGGAAGAACATTCTACAAGAGTCGTTGCTAATACTTTAGAAGAATATTCTAAAATGACTTTTGATTATCCTTATTCAAAAGCGATTTCTGTACACGCAAAAGATCAAGGAATGGAATATCCTATGATTTGTTTTAACTATGGTCGCCCTAATGCAGATGGTACCTATTCTGATAGAGTTAAGAACGGAATGATTGGAGTAATTACTCATGAAGTAGGTCATAATTTTTTTCCTATGATTGTAAATTCTGATGAACGTCAATGGACATGGATGGACGAAGGTTTAAACTCTTTTGTTGAGATTTTAGCAGAATTAGATTATGATCCAAAATTCAATACAGGTAATTTGCCAAAAGATATTGTTCGTTATATGAGTTTAGATCAAAAAAGATTAACTCCAATTATGGCGCAAGGTGATTATGTAAAAAACTTCGGGCCTAATGCATATACAAAACCAGCAGCTGGTTTATATATGTTACGTCAAACAATTATGGGACCTGAATTATTCGATTATGCTTTTAGAACTTACGCAAAAAGATGGATGTTTAAGCACCCTACTCCTGCTGATTTCTTTAGAACAATGGAAGATGCTTCTGGAATGGATTTAGATTGGTTCTGGAGAGGTTGGTTCTATTCTACTGATTATTCTGACATTGGTCTTAAAGAGGTAAAAACACTTTACGTAACAGATAAACAAACTGATAGAGTGAAAGAGTTAATAAAAACAAACCCACGTGCAAAAGCTTATTTTGAATCATTAGGTGATTTAGTTTTCTTAACAGATAAAAAAGAAGATGCAAATACAGATAAAGTAAAAAGCTATATTAATTCTTTATCAGCTGACAAAAAAGCTACTTTAAAAGTGTTGCCTAAATATATCTATCAAGTTGAATTTGAAAAACCAGGAGGTTTGCCAATGCCACTTATAGTTGAATTAACATATACTGACGGTAGTAAGAAACGTGATATTTTTCCTGCACAAATTTGGATGAAAAATGATAAAAAAGTGTACAGAGTTTTTACTTCTGATAAAGAGGTAAAAAGTATTGTAGTTGATCCTGATTTAGAAACAGCTGATATTGATACTTCAAATAACAGTTGGCCAAAGAAAACAAATAGTAAGTTTGATAAATTTAAAGGTAAAGTTAAAAACTAA
- a CDS encoding DUF3995 domain-containing protein — MVYFLGWIAFFILIFLSVIHFLWSAGVKWGYKAVLPTDEENNLKLKPSKIITIIVAFLLAFAAILYAVKAKIVTVHFVPNSIINTGLYIIGIVFFLRAIGDFKYVGFFKKTKGTLFAKNDTKYFSPLCLFLSIISVVILYM, encoded by the coding sequence ATGGTTTATTTTTTAGGTTGGATAGCTTTTTTTATACTTATATTTTTATCAGTAATTCATTTTTTATGGTCAGCTGGGGTAAAATGGGGATATAAAGCGGTTTTGCCAACTGATGAAGAAAATAATTTGAAATTAAAACCTAGTAAAATAATTACTATTATTGTTGCATTTTTATTAGCGTTTGCAGCAATTTTATATGCCGTAAAAGCAAAAATTGTAACTGTTCATTTTGTACCCAATTCGATTATTAATACAGGGTTGTATATAATAGGAATAGTTTTCTTTTTAAGGGCCATTGGCGATTTTAAATATGTTGGTTTTTTTAAGAAAACAAAAGGTACGTTGTTTGCTAAAAATGATACAAAGTATTTCTCTCCTTTATGTCTGTTTTTAAGTATAATAAGTGTAGTAATTTTGTATATGTAA